Proteins encoded by one window of Kribbella flavida DSM 17836:
- a CDS encoding diiron oxygenase — MTTFAGEDTIGLATLKRLADTWPRRAAVRRDLAIEGQAGEYDATLPDYPAHLMPFAEHPDFLAATPEQRDRVMSGMWLGYNQRVIATESLIANPAFELVMQRVFPGSDDRVIQQTVQQSLVDESFHTYMHMMAVNRTCDLRGIGERPKQPTLITYRRLQAVLAEMTEQWQRDVAVLVWGAVAETCINALLGLIARDPGVQPMHSLITKLHLRDESAHGSVIVEVVKILYARMNQSQRDVLVRCLPPALESFGVQDPMALRIELRTAGIAKADDIVADVGRGGSGTKLVRDYSGTQRLVSELGLSGQVDFDFPDRPDWALTPPLDGREG, encoded by the coding sequence ATGACGACCTTCGCCGGGGAGGACACGATCGGCCTGGCCACCCTCAAGCGCCTGGCGGACACCTGGCCGCGACGTGCCGCGGTCCGCCGTGACCTGGCGATCGAGGGTCAGGCCGGCGAGTACGACGCGACGCTGCCGGACTACCCCGCCCACCTCATGCCGTTCGCCGAGCACCCGGACTTCCTCGCCGCGACGCCGGAGCAGCGTGACCGGGTGATGTCCGGCATGTGGCTGGGCTACAACCAGCGAGTGATCGCCACCGAGTCGCTGATCGCGAACCCTGCGTTCGAGCTGGTGATGCAACGGGTGTTTCCGGGCAGCGACGACCGAGTCATCCAGCAGACCGTCCAGCAGTCGCTCGTGGACGAGAGCTTTCACACCTACATGCACATGATGGCGGTCAACCGCACCTGCGACCTGCGGGGCATCGGTGAGCGGCCGAAGCAGCCGACCTTGATCACCTACCGTCGTCTGCAAGCGGTGCTCGCGGAGATGACCGAGCAGTGGCAGCGCGACGTGGCCGTGCTCGTCTGGGGAGCGGTGGCCGAAACCTGCATCAACGCACTGCTCGGGCTGATCGCTCGCGATCCCGGGGTGCAGCCGATGCACTCGCTCATCACCAAGCTGCATCTGCGCGACGAGTCGGCGCACGGATCCGTGATCGTCGAGGTGGTCAAGATCCTGTACGCGCGGATGAACCAGTCACAACGCGACGTGCTGGTCCGGTGCCTGCCGCCGGCGCTGGAGTCGTTCGGTGTCCAGGACCCGATGGCGTTGCGGATCGAGCTGCGCACCGCCGGCATCGCGAAGGCCGACGACATCGTCGCCGACGTCGGGCGCGGGGGATCGGGCACGAAGCTGGTCCGTGACTACTCCGGCACCCAGCGACTGGTCTCCGAGCTCGGGCTGAGCGGGCAGGTCGACTTCGACTTTCCCGACCGGCCCGACTGGGCGCTCACTCCACCACTGGACGGCCGGGAGGGCTGA
- a CDS encoding condensation domain-containing protein gives MTSQLSQLVKLSPELRREAVGRLRCQAGVGPAPSAPGSAAPLIRRAVRDREPPSASYFQEQLLFLHLLHPESAAYNIPLRARISGPLDVGKFGATIDRVTTRHEALRTHLELVDGRTVQSITPAGGTEVAVTDLSSLPEPERAEALEQAVAAAVHEPFAVRRGPLVRVHLVRLSEAEHELIWVAHHAVADGQSLHALVREIAATYRAVSTGSGPIPPLPVQYADLAVHQREQLTDDRMQAMIEHWRPLLAGAPDFDPPTDLPRPAVQDFAGAMLAFEVPDPVADRLHNAGRELGATLFMVLFAAYRVLLAGWTGQHDLTVGTSVAGRGSTDTDQLIGPLLNVVPTRVAVGPGATFRALVEQVRDSVSDALDYQELPLGQLVRGLAPPRDPGRNPLYQTMFDVNECGPGPQALADDLALTQVPIALEVSQMDVAVVMANELDTLTGRFEYRTALFREETISSLSEAFVRILAAVGEDPDARLDDLVRDVPTPAGVPR, from the coding sequence ATGACGAGTCAGTTGTCGCAGCTGGTGAAGCTGTCGCCGGAGCTGCGGCGGGAAGCGGTGGGGCGGTTACGGTGCCAGGCCGGGGTCGGGCCGGCACCGTCGGCGCCGGGCTCGGCTGCGCCGCTCATCCGGCGGGCAGTCCGAGATCGCGAGCCGCCGTCGGCGTCGTACTTCCAGGAGCAGCTGCTGTTCCTGCATCTGCTGCACCCGGAAAGTGCGGCGTACAACATCCCGCTGCGGGCGAGGATCAGTGGTCCCCTCGACGTCGGGAAGTTCGGCGCGACGATCGATCGCGTCACCACCCGGCACGAGGCTCTCCGGACGCACCTCGAGCTCGTCGACGGCCGGACCGTGCAGAGCATCACGCCGGCGGGCGGTACTGAGGTTGCGGTGACGGACCTTAGTTCCCTGCCCGAGCCGGAGCGTGCCGAAGCACTCGAGCAGGCGGTGGCGGCGGCGGTCCACGAACCGTTCGCGGTGCGCCGCGGACCGCTCGTCCGGGTCCACCTGGTGCGGCTCAGCGAGGCGGAGCACGAGCTGATCTGGGTCGCCCACCACGCGGTGGCCGACGGGCAGTCGTTGCACGCACTGGTCCGGGAGATCGCCGCGACGTACCGCGCTGTGTCCACCGGGTCGGGTCCGATTCCGCCGCTGCCGGTGCAGTACGCCGACCTGGCCGTGCACCAGCGAGAACAGCTCACCGACGACCGGATGCAGGCGATGATCGAGCACTGGCGGCCGCTCCTGGCCGGTGCGCCCGACTTCGATCCGCCGACGGATCTGCCGCGGCCGGCGGTACAGGACTTCGCCGGCGCGATGCTTGCCTTCGAGGTGCCGGACCCGGTGGCGGACCGGCTGCACAACGCCGGACGGGAGCTCGGGGCCACGCTGTTCATGGTCCTGTTCGCCGCCTACCGGGTACTGCTCGCGGGCTGGACGGGGCAGCACGACCTGACGGTCGGCACCTCGGTGGCAGGACGTGGATCGACCGACACGGACCAACTGATCGGACCATTGCTGAACGTCGTACCGACGCGGGTCGCGGTCGGTCCGGGGGCAACGTTCCGCGCTCTCGTCGAGCAGGTCCGGGACAGCGTCAGCGACGCTCTCGACTACCAGGAACTGCCGCTGGGGCAGCTGGTCCGCGGCCTGGCACCGCCCCGTGACCCCGGGCGCAATCCGCTGTACCAGACGATGTTCGACGTCAACGAGTGCGGTCCTGGACCGCAGGCGCTGGCCGACGACCTCGCACTGACCCAGGTTCCGATCGCCTTGGAGGTCTCGCAGATGGACGTCGCCGTCGTGATGGCCAACGAGCTGGACACCCTGACCGGCCGCTTCGAGTACCGGACGGCGCTGTTCCGCGAAGAGACGATCAGCTCGCTGAGCGAGGCCTTCGTCCGGATCCTGGCGGCGGTGGGCGAGGATCCCGACGCTCGCCTGGACGACCTCGTGCGCGACGTTCCGACGCCGGCTGGAGTGCCGCGATGA